From the Triticum urartu cultivar G1812 chromosome 4, Tu2.1, whole genome shotgun sequence genome, the window CATCAGCGCGTCGATCTCGCCGCTGTCCTCCTTCTGCCGGATCGAGCATTCGCCGCCGCCGTAGTAGGTGCCCTTGCCGTGATCGTAGCCACCGTTGTTGCCGTGCTGGTCATAGCCCCCGGAGGAACCGAAGTTGTTGGGCAGCGACGGGTTGTACATGACCCTGCTCCGGTCGTAGGTCTGATCAAAGATGACGTAGTTCTTGGGGCAGGCATCCGACGGCTGGAACTCGAGCCCGGTGAGCGGCGCCGGGAAATCGTGCTGCCTCCGACCGGCGAGCGGGTCCTCATAGGCAGCCGGCGCCGGTGCCGGCGTGGGGTACCGGTCGTTGGTGTAGTACGCTCCGCCGTTGCCGTACCCGGTCATGTCATAGCCGGCACCGTAGC encodes:
- the LOC125552877 gene encoding transcription factor bHLH144-like — protein: MQGGPGYGYGGYGYGAGYDMTGYGNGGAYYTNDRYPTPAPAPAAYEDPLAGRRQHDFPAPLTGLEFQPSDACPKNYVIFDQTYDRSRVMYNPSLPNNFGSSGGYDQHGNNGGYDHGKGTYYGGGECSIRQKEDSGEIDALMSSEEEDDVLSTGRTSGSHGEGSPDSTCSPGYVVSVSPSGGGGGERKKNRMKKMMKTLKGIIPGGDRMDTPAALDEAVKYLKSLKVEAKKHGVRGSRS